A window from Gossypium raimondii isolate GPD5lz chromosome 7, ASM2569854v1, whole genome shotgun sequence encodes these proteins:
- the LOC105790644 gene encoding peptidyl-prolyl cis-trans isomerase FKBP62 — translation MEDFDIPAAEDMMNEDMDLPDESPILKVGEEKEIGNQGLKKKLVKEGEGWEYPEIGDEVEVHYTGTLLDGTQFDSSRDRGTPFKFTLGQGQVIKGWDEGIKTMKKGENAIFTIPPALAYGESGSPPTIPPNATLQFDVELLSWTSVKDICKDGGLFKKILIEGDKWENPKDLDEVLINYEAKLEDGTVVAKAEGVEFTVKDGLFCPALARAVKTMKKGEKVLLTVKPQYGFGEKGKPATGAEGAVPPNATLLITLELVSWKTVTEVTDDKKVIKKILKEGEGYERPNEGAVVQVKLIGKLQDGTIFLKKGHNEGEELFEFKTDDEQVIEGLDRAVLNMKKGEVALLTIAPEYAFGSSESKQEFAVVPPNSTVYYEVELVSFVKEKESWDLNTQEKIEAAGKKKEEGNVLFKAGKYVRASKRYEKAVKYIDYDTSFSEEEKKQSKALKVACNLNDAACKLKLKDYKQAEKLCTKVLELESANVKALYRRAQAYINLADLDLAELDIKKALELDPDNREVKLEYKALKEKIKEYNKKEAKFYGNMFAKMNKMDSGDSSKSAAKEPEPMSIDSKA, via the exons ATGGAGGATTTCGATATCCCGGCGGCGGAAGACATGATGAACGAAGATATGGATCTTCCCGACGAGAGTCCCATTCTGAAAGTCGGAGAAGAGAAGGAGATCGGAAATCAAGGCTTGAAGAAGAAGCTTGTTAAGGAAGGTGAAGGTTGGGAGTATCCTGAAATCGGAGACGAAGTTGAAG TTCATTATACGGGGACGTTGCTGGATGGAACTCAGTTCGATTCAAGCCGTGATAGAGGCACTCCTTTCAAGTTCACTCTCGGTCAAG GACAAGTTATTAAAGGATGGGATGAAGGTATTAAGACAATGAAGAAAGGTGAAAATGCCATCTTTACCATTCCCCCTGCACTTGCGTATGGCGAGTCTGGTTCACCACCAACCATTCCCCCTAATGCAACCCTCCAATTTGATGTTGAATTGTTATCTTGGACAAGTGTCAAGGATATTTGCAAAGATGGTGGGTTATTTAAAAAGATACTTATTGAAGGTGACAAATGGGAGAATCCAAAGGACCTTGATGAAGTGCTCA TTAACTATGAAGCTAAGCTCGAGGATGGCACAGTGGTGGCAAAAGCCGAAGGCGTAGAGTTCACTGTTAAGGATG GTCTATTCTGTCCTGCTTTGGCAAGGGCTGTTAAGACAATGAAGAAGGGGGAGAAGGTGCTTCTTACAGTGAAGCCACAGT ATGGTTTTGGTGAGAAGGGGAAGCCAGCCACTGGTGCTGAAGGTGCAGTGCCTCCAAATGCCACACTCTTGATTACTTTAGAGTTGGTTTCATGGAAAACTGTGACTGAAGTAACTGATGACAAGAAGGTTATAAAGAAGATCTTGAAGGAAGGAGAGGGATATGAGCGCCCAAATGAGGGGGCTGTTGTCCAAG TGAAATTGATTGGGAAACTGCAAGATGGTACCATATTCTTGAAGAAGGGCCACAATGAAGGAGAAGAATTGTTTGAGTTCAAGACAGATGATG AACAAGTCATTGAAGGTCTTGATAGAGCTGTGTTGAATATGAAAAAAGGCGAAGTAGCACTGTTGACTATTGCACCTGAGTATGCATTTGGGTCATCCGAGTCAAAGCAGGAGTTCGCTGTGGTACCGCCAAACTCTACTGTTTACTATGAAGTTGAGTTGGTATCATTTGTCAAG GAAAAAGAATCATGGGATCTGAACACCcaagaaaaaattgaagctGCTGGTAAAAAGAAGGAAGAAGGAAATGTATTGTTCAAGGCTGGCAAATATGTGAGAGCTTCTAAGAGATATGAGAAG GCTGTTAAGTATATTGATTATGATACTTCCTTTAGTGAAGAGGAGAAAAAGCAGTCCAAGGCGTTGAAGGTTGCTTGCAATCTGAACGATGCTGCTTGCAAATTGAAACTAAAGGACTACAAGCAGGCTGAGAAGTTGTGCACCAAG GTTTTAGAATTAGAAAGTGCAAACGTGAAAGCACTGTATAGAAGGGCTCAAGCATACATCAATCTGGCAGATTTGGATTTGGCGGAGCTTGATATCAAGAAAGCTCTTGAGCTTGACCCCGATAATAG GGAGGTGAAGCTCGAATACAAAGCTTTGAAAGAGAAGATCAAGGAATATAACAAGAAGGAAGCCAAATTCTATGGCAACATGTTTGCCAAGATGAATAAAATGGATTCTGGTGATTCCAGT AAATCAGCTGCAAAGGAACCCGAACCAATGAGCATAGATAGCAAGGCATAG
- the LOC105790653 gene encoding transcription factor bHLH62 gives MENQFFLGAQGPPLDFGQSLSSPLSTAWQSLSSPMEIQATELNSTDYGLQFESALSSMVSSPVASNSNLSNESFMIRELIGKLGSIGGNSGEISPQPLIANSTNTSCYSTPLNSPPKLSLPLNTLVKEKLPRLGKSMGMNASVTDFSADPGFAERAAKFSCFGSRSFNGRTSQLGLNDTSSPSPSLSPYRSNPLSSNRKIPRVSSSPSLNAMVIEPLQDRSELSHSQEESSITNGDPSLKPSKGTNSRKRKTVPKAKTNEISTSPSTNAPKGTESNEKRCKSTESNGNQNDSIKTEDDAKGNTKPPEPPKDYIHVRARRGQATDSHSLAERVRREKISERMKLLQNLVPGCNKVTGKALMLDEIINYVQSLQRQVEFLSMKLASVNTRLDFNMDGLMPKEMFESNNSLAHQIFPMDSSATAIFEQQNPALHHHHANMSNGTMSQCLVGQLDTSIHPNLNTHLPQIHHFTPSMPQYPAFCEGDLQTIVEMGLGQNQSREMALQSEFQGSNQVSQMKVEL, from the exons atggaaAACCAGTTTTTTCTTGGTGCTCAGGGACCGCCATTAGACTTTGGGCAGTCATTATCATCACCCTTATCAACAGCTTGGCAATCCTTATCTTCACCCATGGAAATTCAAGCAACTGAGTTGAATTCAACAGATTACGGTTTACAATTTGAGTCAGCACTGAGTTCAATGGTGTCTTCTCCAGTAGCATCGAATTCGAATCTCTCTAACGAGAGTTTTATGATCAGAGAATTGATCGGAAAATTAGGGAGTATCGGTGGTAACTCCGGTGAGATCTCTCCACAACCATTAATAGCTAACAGCACCAACACATCTTGTTACAGCACTCCATTGAATTCTCCCCCTAAATTAAGCTTACCATTGAATACTTTAGTGAAAGAGAAATTACCCAGATTAGGGAAATCAATGGGTATGAATGCAAGCGTGACTGATTTCTCAGCCGATCCTGGATTTGCAGAACGAGCGGCGAAATTCTCTTGTTTTGGTAGTCGAAGCTTTAATGGCAGAACGAGTCAACTCGGACTCAATGATACTTCTTCCCCTTCTCCTTCCCTTTCCCCTTACAGATCTAATCCATTATCATCAAATCGCAAGATTCCCCGTGTTTCAAGCAGTCCTTCATTGAACGCAATGGTAATTGAACCATTACAAGATCGATCCGAGTTATCTCATTCTCAAGAAGAATCCTCCATTACCAATGGTGAcccaagtttgaaaccttcaaaagGTACCAattcaaggaaaagaaaaacagtccccaaagcaaaaacaaatgaaatttcaaCATCCCCATCAACAAATGCTCCAAAG GGGACTGAATCAAATGAGAAACGATGCAAATCAACCGAGAGCAATGGAAACCAAAATGATTCGATCAAAACAGAGGATGATGCAAAAGGAAATACAAAGCCACCTGAGCCACCCAAAGATTATATTCATGTTAGAGCAAGAAGGGGCCAAGCTACTGATAGCCATAGCTTAGCTGAAAGA GTCCGCAGAGAGAAAATCAGTGAGAGAATGAAGCTTCTGCAAAATCTTGTCCCTGGTTGCAACAAG GTGACTGGAAAAGCCTTAATGCtggatgaaattataaattatgttcAATCATTGCAACGTCAAGTTgag TTCCTTTCAATGAAGTTAGCTTCAGTGAATACCAGGCTGGACTTTAACATGGATGGTTTAATGCCAAAGGAG ATGTTTGAATCAAacaatagtttggcacatcaaATATTCCCAATGGATTCCTCGGCAACAGCCATATTTGAACAGCAAAATCCAGCACTACATCATCATCATGCCAATATGTCTAATGGGACAATGTCCCAATGCTTGGTGGGCCAATTAGACACTTCAATACATCCCAATCTCAACACCCATTTACCCCAAATTCACCATTTCACTCCATCTATGCCTCag TACCCAGCATTTTGTGAAGGTGACCTTCAAACCATAGTTGAAATGGGGTTAGGCCAAAATCAAAGCAGGGAAATGGCATTACAATCAGAATTCCAGg GTTCAAATCAAGTATCCCAGATGAAGGTTGAGctctaa